One window of Nisaea sp. genomic DNA carries:
- a CDS encoding glycosyltransferase family A protein, translated as MISVVLRAKNEAAWIGRCLTALKHQRVKDIDVILVDNDSTDDTLPIAEAYGVNIQYISRAEFSYGRALNIGIAAAKYDTVALISSHCVPVDELWADYLLAHLGPDGDPKLCGIYGRQEPLPDTSAIDRRDLWTTFRDERVRQRRDYFFHNANSGIRKSIWDEHPFDEEIRGVEDREWGKRMIALGHEILYEPGLRVYHHHGIHQGRDEGRAKRVAEVIDYIRTSAP; from the coding sequence ATGATCAGTGTCGTTCTGCGGGCCAAGAACGAGGCCGCCTGGATCGGGCGCTGCCTGACCGCACTTAAGCATCAGCGGGTGAAGGATATCGACGTCATCCTGGTGGATAACGACTCCACCGACGATACGCTGCCGATCGCCGAAGCCTATGGCGTGAACATCCAGTATATCAGCCGCGCGGAATTCTCTTACGGCCGAGCCCTGAATATCGGCATCGCCGCCGCGAAATACGACACCGTGGCGCTGATCTCCTCGCATTGCGTGCCGGTGGACGAGCTCTGGGCGGATTACCTGCTGGCCCATCTCGGCCCGGACGGCGATCCGAAACTCTGCGGCATCTATGGTCGGCAGGAGCCGCTGCCCGATACCAGCGCCATCGACCGGCGCGATCTCTGGACCACCTTCCGGGACGAGCGGGTGCGCCAGCGCCGGGATTACTTCTTCCACAACGCCAACTCGGGCATCCGCAAATCGATCTGGGACGAGCATCCGTTCGATGAGGAGATCCGGGGCGTCGAGGACCGGGAATGGGGCAAGCGCATGATCGCGCTCGGCCACGAAATCCTCTATGAGCCGGGCCTCCGGGTCTATCACCATCACGGTATCCATCAGGGCCGCGACGAGGGCCGCGCCAAACGCGTCGCCGAGGTTATCGATTACATCCGGACGAGCGCGCCATGA
- a CDS encoding diguanylate cyclase yields MRLKHLLIIAFVIVSAAPMFFGLQYLNGQFGQYTRQLFSENLSALSLIAKQRLLGAVERIRDTTSLVASRTQLRHDMAEWNRTHDTAYADDIARIIFDARQGLTLLKEISVYDRKSNLVASTSSAPIPWRLESDQVFKVSIQLTQDGDDVVATSVAPLVFDNKVTGYVRLAFETDFITELVQQRAGLGETGEWLFAVRHESGDALFAVPLKYDQTAAFRRRVAKDRLDVPIIRAMLGNEIVMSFAPDYLERPVLASTRYIRELDWGLVVKINEDEVASLVNRNKKLIYIAEFSIILLAILAGVGLSFFIAKPIEKLRAHTAKVAKGEWDKPPEGGGWREVKELTEHFSVMIAALKEFNETLQSRIDERTHDLGEANRKLTELATRDPLTGLYNRRHLDVCLNREIERAHRYGSPLAIVIMDIDHFKAVNDSHGHGVGDLVLQRLAGFLKDTLRSSDIVARIGGEEFCFILPESPEDAALAFLERVRIGISEITFEANATAFNVTCSFGLAELNDVSPDPEHLMKNADFALYEAKRAGRNRIVAFRAKT; encoded by the coding sequence ATGCGTCTCAAGCATCTCTTGATTATTGCTTTTGTCATCGTGTCCGCAGCTCCCATGTTCTTTGGCCTGCAGTATCTGAATGGCCAGTTCGGCCAGTACACACGCCAATTGTTCTCCGAGAATCTTTCGGCCCTCTCCCTTATCGCCAAGCAGCGCCTTTTGGGCGCTGTCGAACGGATCAGGGACACAACGTCCCTCGTTGCCAGCCGAACACAGCTTCGGCACGACATGGCAGAGTGGAACCGGACCCACGACACGGCCTATGCCGATGATATTGCCCGTATCATCTTCGATGCGAGGCAGGGGCTCACTCTTCTGAAAGAGATCTCTGTTTATGACCGGAAGAGCAATCTTGTCGCCTCAACGTCGTCCGCGCCGATACCCTGGCGACTCGAATCTGATCAGGTCTTCAAGGTGAGCATCCAACTGACACAGGACGGCGACGATGTTGTTGCCACCAGCGTCGCTCCGCTGGTGTTCGACAACAAAGTCACGGGCTATGTCCGTCTCGCATTCGAGACAGACTTTATTACCGAACTGGTGCAGCAGCGTGCCGGACTGGGCGAGACCGGCGAATGGCTGTTCGCCGTGCGCCACGAGAGCGGCGACGCCTTGTTCGCCGTCCCTCTTAAATACGATCAGACGGCTGCATTCCGGCGACGTGTTGCGAAGGACCGGCTCGACGTCCCGATCATTCGAGCCATGCTGGGCAACGAGATCGTCATGAGCTTCGCCCCAGACTATCTGGAAAGGCCCGTCCTGGCTTCGACGCGCTACATCCGGGAGCTCGATTGGGGGCTCGTCGTGAAGATCAACGAAGACGAAGTCGCGTCTCTGGTGAACCGCAACAAGAAGCTGATCTATATTGCGGAGTTCTCCATCATCCTTCTCGCGATCCTCGCGGGAGTAGGGCTGTCTTTCTTCATTGCGAAGCCAATCGAGAAATTGCGGGCACACACCGCGAAAGTTGCCAAAGGCGAATGGGATAAACCGCCAGAGGGTGGTGGATGGCGAGAGGTCAAGGAGTTGACCGAACATTTTTCGGTCATGATTGCCGCTCTCAAGGAGTTCAACGAAACACTGCAAAGCAGAATCGACGAACGAACACACGACCTTGGTGAAGCCAACCGGAAGCTGACCGAGTTGGCGACAAGAGACCCGCTGACGGGACTTTATAACCGGCGCCATCTTGACGTCTGCCTGAACCGTGAGATCGAGCGGGCCCATCGCTACGGAAGTCCTCTGGCGATCGTCATCATGGACATCGACCATTTCAAGGCGGTCAATGACTCGCACGGCCATGGTGTCGGCGACCTAGTGCTGCAAAGGCTCGCGGGATTTCTCAAGGACACTCTGCGCTCTTCTGACATCGTTGCGCGGATCGGCGGGGAGGAGTTCTGTTTCATCCTGCCAGAGTCGCCCGAGGATGCGGCTCTAGCTTTCCTCGAACGCGTACGCATCGGCATTTCAGAGATTACATTTGAAGCGAACGCAACCGCCTTCAACGTGACTTGCAGCTTCGGGCTCGCGGAGCTGAATGATGTATCTCCCGACCCAGAACACCTCATGAAGAATGCTGATTTTGCACTCTATGAGGCAAAAAGAGCGGGGCGGAACCGGATCGTCGCATTTCGCGCTAAGACCTGA
- a CDS encoding shikimate dehydrogenase, with product MQDFLDNDPSIATAKFAAILGLTPSKGARSPLLWNAAFKVGGIDAAMVPMDVTPENLAGLVTALKADKRYIGGAVAVPHKQEVAKLLDRLEPEAERIGAVNAIYRDGDELVGANTDGAGALSQIADALPDLASRKAVLIGLGGAGIAVAAYLAGAVKELVVANRTPAKAEEAAAKLGGHVSAAALPLTTELLSDCGLLVNCTSAGYQDGDAGTPLGTDADALIAALPVGALVYDIIYQPAETPLMSLAAARGLKTRNGLGMNLDQAVIAFQKANPGVLSIDAIRDAMRNAG from the coding sequence GTGCAGGACTTTCTCGACAACGACCCAAGCATCGCCACCGCTAAATTCGCCGCTATTCTCGGGCTGACGCCGTCGAAGGGCGCGCGCTCGCCGCTGCTCTGGAACGCAGCCTTCAAGGTTGGCGGCATTGACGCCGCGATGGTACCGATGGATGTGACGCCGGAAAATCTGGCGGGACTGGTCACGGCGCTGAAGGCAGACAAACGCTATATCGGCGGCGCGGTCGCGGTGCCGCATAAGCAGGAAGTCGCGAAACTGCTGGACCGGCTGGAGCCAGAAGCTGAGCGGATCGGCGCGGTAAATGCGATTTACCGGGACGGTGACGAGCTGGTCGGCGCCAATACGGACGGGGCCGGGGCATTGTCACAGATTGCCGACGCCCTGCCCGATCTCGCCTCCCGCAAGGCGGTACTGATCGGGCTTGGCGGGGCCGGGATCGCAGTCGCGGCCTATCTTGCCGGTGCGGTGAAAGAGCTGGTGGTCGCCAACCGGACCCCGGCGAAGGCCGAAGAGGCGGCAGCAAAGCTCGGCGGCCATGTCTCAGCGGCAGCGCTGCCGCTGACAACGGAGCTGCTCTCCGACTGCGGCCTGCTGGTGAACTGCACGTCCGCCGGATATCAGGATGGCGACGCGGGCACTCCGCTCGGCACAGATGCGGACGCCCTGATCGCCGCCCTACCTGTCGGCGCGCTGGTCTATGACATCATCTATCAGCCGGCGGAAACCCCGCTGATGTCGCTGGCGGCCGCACGCGGGCTGAAAACACGGAACGGGCTCGGCATGAATCTCGACCAGGCGGTGATCGCCTTCCAGAAAGCCAATCCGGGCGTCCTGTCAATCGATGCAATACGCGACGCCATGCGGAATGCGGGGTAA
- a CDS encoding tetratricopeptide repeat protein, which translates to MHFYPDEALNEQQVLERYQAARLSGHPDTALGWLRMLIAAKPGDARLAFLMGRTLVSAGRYDEAEAWLEHGLAYHVGRQPPATAEIRTPLCIIGMPRSASSNLTKTLATFTHRPTMELGFGELAPRIDVPLQDAYLKAFVEGRFACHSHLSPTKESLERLAASGVDKIFVQTRDPRQALASFHGYSLKSAEILSRLNHVYAGYSYLPAKEQVTLLARIYYPSLLTWLKGWEDAQKERRAGLEISIGRFEDMVADEARYRSTLADFLAVALENVPPIQEDGRRTPPKDEWRGLLAPQEQQVLDDRLNGIRSELYSA; encoded by the coding sequence ATGCACTTCTACCCCGACGAAGCCTTAAACGAGCAGCAGGTCCTCGAGCGTTATCAAGCCGCCCGATTGAGCGGGCACCCGGATACCGCACTCGGCTGGCTCCGAATGCTGATCGCGGCCAAACCTGGAGATGCCCGGCTCGCCTTCCTTATGGGCCGCACTCTGGTCTCGGCCGGCAGGTACGATGAGGCCGAAGCCTGGCTGGAACACGGCCTCGCCTATCATGTCGGGAGACAGCCTCCGGCGACGGCAGAGATCCGGACGCCGCTTTGCATCATCGGCATGCCACGAAGTGCCAGCAGCAACCTGACAAAAACCCTGGCCACCTTCACCCACCGTCCAACAATGGAACTGGGCTTCGGCGAATTGGCGCCACGTATCGACGTTCCTTTACAGGACGCTTATCTGAAGGCCTTCGTTGAAGGGCGTTTCGCCTGCCACAGCCATCTCAGCCCGACGAAGGAGTCACTTGAAAGGCTTGCGGCAAGCGGCGTCGACAAAATCTTCGTGCAAACCCGCGATCCGCGGCAGGCTCTGGCTTCTTTTCACGGATACTCTCTTAAGTCGGCAGAGATCCTTTCCCGCCTCAACCATGTCTATGCTGGATACAGTTACCTGCCGGCGAAAGAGCAAGTGACTTTACTTGCACGAATTTATTATCCGAGCCTCCTGACATGGCTGAAAGGTTGGGAAGATGCCCAGAAGGAACGGAGGGCCGGATTGGAGATTTCCATCGGCCGGTTCGAGGACATGGTCGCCGATGAGGCCCGCTACCGCTCAACACTGGCCGATTTTCTGGCGGTTGCGTTGGAGAATGTTCCGCCAATCCAGGAAGACGGGCGGCGTACGCCACCCAAAGACGAATGGCGCGGACTACTCGCACCTCAGGAACAGCAGGTACTGGATGACAGATTGAACGGCATCAGGTCTGAGCTTTATTCAGCCTGA
- a CDS encoding putative 2OG-Fe(II) oxygenase → MELKFDSRTDILEVFPTRLFMFAIEGSAPLNDALKAAVLTREASGEQNAGGVIGGWRSGGNLFDWQDKGIDTIRQTALGAVQTVVPQIAGGDCTFNARLSGSATVLRYGAYEKSHLKPGHHLTMIYTVEAGDTPNADAPESGTIEIDDPRGAASLAGLPIDPVGSPMLVAPKNGQLTVFPSWLTFRTNPYYGDGERVTLTISAEILSLKRS, encoded by the coding sequence ATGGAACTGAAGTTCGATTCCCGCACGGATATTCTCGAGGTTTTCCCGACCCGGTTGTTCATGTTCGCCATCGAAGGCAGCGCGCCGCTCAATGACGCGCTGAAAGCCGCCGTTCTGACCCGTGAGGCATCAGGCGAGCAGAATGCCGGTGGCGTTATCGGCGGCTGGCGATCCGGCGGGAATCTATTCGACTGGCAGGACAAGGGCATCGACACCATCCGGCAAACCGCCCTCGGCGCCGTCCAGACTGTGGTGCCGCAGATCGCCGGAGGTGACTGCACATTCAACGCCCGGCTCTCTGGCTCGGCGACGGTGCTGCGCTACGGCGCCTATGAAAAAAGCCATCTCAAACCGGGACATCACCTGACGATGATCTATACGGTCGAGGCCGGCGACACACCCAACGCCGACGCACCCGAGAGCGGGACTATCGAGATCGACGACCCCCGTGGTGCCGCCAGTCTAGCAGGATTACCCATTGATCCTGTTGGCAGCCCCATGCTGGTCGCTCCCAAGAATGGCCAGCTCACCGTTTTCCCGAGCTGGCTCACTTTCCGCACGAACCCTTATTACGGAGATGGCGAGCGGGTTACGCTCACAATCTCGGCGGAAATCCTGAGCCTCAAACGGTCCTGA
- a CDS encoding acylneuraminate cytidylyltransferase family protein — protein sequence MTKSDRVLAILPARGGSKGLPGKNVKPIGGKPLIAHSVEHALTSGVCDRVLVTTDSEAIRDAAVAAGAWCPFMREGSLAEDLTPTEPVLKDALERAEEIDGPFGIVVFLQPTDIFRKPEWIAECVNRLKADDSLETVFVANKTHKNFWSRNADGEWQRVFDWMAVYGPRQTRKPLFREDTGLASAIRADLIRAGKRTGMKVDILEIDDVASGIDIHDAFDLYMAEKALEYFAKNGGQ from the coding sequence ATGACAAAGTCTGACCGCGTTCTCGCCATCCTGCCCGCTCGCGGCGGCTCCAAGGGACTGCCCGGCAAGAACGTCAAGCCGATCGGCGGAAAGCCGCTGATCGCCCATTCCGTCGAGCATGCGCTCACCTCCGGCGTCTGTGACCGGGTGCTGGTCACCACCGACAGCGAAGCAATCCGCGATGCCGCCGTTGCCGCTGGGGCCTGGTGCCCCTTCATGCGCGAAGGCTCTCTGGCAGAAGATCTGACACCGACCGAGCCGGTGCTGAAAGATGCACTGGAGCGGGCAGAAGAGATCGATGGGCCGTTCGGCATCGTCGTCTTCCTGCAACCGACGGATATCTTCCGCAAGCCGGAATGGATCGCCGAATGCGTCAACCGGCTGAAGGCGGATGACAGCCTGGAGACGGTCTTCGTCGCCAACAAGACGCACAAGAATTTCTGGTCCCGGAACGCGGACGGGGAATGGCAGCGGGTGTTCGACTGGATGGCCGTCTACGGCCCGCGCCAGACCCGCAAGCCTCTGTTCCGTGAAGATACCGGCCTCGCCTCCGCCATCCGCGCCGACCTGATCCGGGCCGGCAAACGGACCGGCATGAAGGTCGATATCCTGGAGATCGACGATGTCGCCTCCGGCATCGACATCCACGACGCCTTCGACCTCTACATGGCCGAAAAGGCGCTGGAATATTTCGCGAAGAACGGCGGGCAGTAA
- a CDS encoding glycosyltransferase, with the protein MSPLNLKKILITYHALSGFPSVVAQDFWSGLERAGINVIGKTLPEYERNIGFKEMIRFRLLMNMTMDTLKHFQRVKTLSWMQDNPFMVGDRGVCSDPDQYFLCADADHISEVNYWFDAVNPAIHVPHWATMMTPAIMDREFIEKTFSDRPIELLFVGSVDLEELKKDLKKLNALPSHLLDLATGTLDLMRSGDTRSVTRIGMAVDDSLGIGLYSDDRKIFREIMTRVDAFVRGENRVNLFRALNGIDIKVVSPHREAISSLAGRGVKQLKDSNFRGSDPFILGLYAMCHAKLMINNLPNYRNGVTERFFNAQARGAAVLSEKNSYLENNFTDNEDVFLYDPYNLSDIKERVRYILSDQEKLKEVALSGFDKTHSQHLIGNRLDLILSKH; encoded by the coding sequence ATGTCTCCTCTGAATTTGAAAAAAATTCTTATCACTTATCATGCCCTTTCAGGCTTTCCCTCGGTAGTCGCCCAAGATTTCTGGAGCGGGCTGGAGAGGGCCGGAATTAACGTCATCGGAAAAACCCTTCCCGAATACGAGCGTAATATCGGGTTTAAGGAAATGATCCGGTTTCGCCTGCTCATGAACATGACCATGGATACTTTAAAGCATTTCCAGCGGGTCAAAACACTCAGCTGGATGCAGGACAATCCATTCATGGTTGGTGACCGGGGAGTATGTAGCGATCCAGATCAATACTTTCTCTGTGCGGACGCGGACCACATCAGCGAAGTCAACTACTGGTTCGACGCCGTCAATCCAGCAATTCACGTGCCGCATTGGGCGACCATGATGACCCCGGCGATCATGGATCGCGAGTTTATCGAGAAAACCTTTTCTGATCGGCCAATAGAGCTCCTGTTCGTCGGTAGCGTTGATCTTGAGGAGTTGAAGAAGGACCTCAAGAAACTGAACGCGCTTCCGTCCCACCTGCTCGATCTGGCAACGGGGACTCTTGATCTGATGCGGTCTGGCGATACCCGCTCGGTAACCCGCATTGGCATGGCGGTGGACGATTCGTTAGGTATTGGACTTTATTCCGACGACAGGAAGATTTTCCGCGAGATTATGACACGGGTTGACGCTTTCGTTAGGGGTGAGAACCGGGTGAATTTGTTTCGCGCTCTCAACGGTATCGACATCAAAGTTGTGTCCCCGCACCGTGAGGCGATTTCTTCATTGGCGGGGCGAGGGGTAAAGCAGCTGAAAGACTCCAACTTCCGAGGATCAGATCCTTTTATCCTCGGATTGTACGCGATGTGCCACGCGAAGCTGATGATCAACAATCTACCCAATTACCGTAACGGTGTTACCGAACGTTTTTTCAATGCCCAGGCCAGGGGAGCGGCTGTGCTTTCTGAAAAGAACAGCTACCTGGAAAATAACTTCACGGATAATGAGGACGTATTCCTTTACGATCCGTACAACCTTTCGGATATAAAAGAGCGGGTGCGGTATATCCTGAGTGACCAGGAGAAACTGAAGGAAGTGGCATTAAGTGGGTTCGACAAGACCCACAGTCAGCACCTCATTGGCAATCGACTCGATCTGATCTTGAGCAAGCATTGA
- a CDS encoding pirin family protein — MSIRAVKSESHAQPTMEGAGVHLHRVFGFGDTSETDPFLMMDDFRNDDPAKYAAGFPWHPHRGIETITYVLAGEVEHGDSLGNHGVLGAGSVQWMTAGSGIMHQEMPRGNASGQMHGFQLWANLPSAHKMTTPRYQDISGGDIPEITDDDGTKVKIITGNFWGKRGPVDGIAADPLYLDISVPPNTTKRLPVDTHANAFAYIFAGAGRFRDASNPVGVLVEKEFAGEELTVRDMSGNRTLVKFDSGDEISVTAGPEGIRFLLVAGKPIKEPVAWHGPIVMNTKEELRQAIHDLNNGTFIREGATGI, encoded by the coding sequence ATGTCGATCCGCGCCGTGAAGTCCGAGTCTCATGCCCAGCCGACGATGGAAGGAGCGGGGGTGCATCTGCATCGGGTGTTCGGTTTCGGGGATACGTCCGAGACCGATCCGTTCCTGATGATGGACGATTTCCGCAACGACGATCCGGCGAAATACGCCGCCGGGTTTCCGTGGCACCCGCATCGCGGCATCGAGACCATCACTTATGTGCTGGCGGGAGAGGTCGAGCACGGGGATTCTCTCGGCAATCATGGAGTCCTCGGAGCGGGCTCGGTGCAGTGGATGACGGCGGGCTCCGGCATCATGCATCAGGAGATGCCGCGCGGAAACGCCAGCGGCCAGATGCACGGCTTCCAGCTGTGGGCCAACCTGCCCTCGGCGCACAAGATGACCACGCCGCGCTATCAGGATATTTCCGGTGGGGACATTCCGGAAATCACCGACGATGACGGCACGAAGGTGAAGATCATCACCGGCAATTTCTGGGGCAAGCGGGGCCCCGTCGACGGTATCGCCGCCGATCCGCTCTATCTCGATATCTCGGTTCCTCCGAACACGACCAAACGGCTACCGGTGGATACCCATGCGAACGCATTCGCCTATATCTTCGCCGGCGCCGGACGCTTCCGGGACGCATCGAACCCGGTGGGCGTGCTGGTGGAAAAGGAGTTCGCCGGCGAGGAGCTGACTGTACGCGACATGTCCGGTAACCGTACGCTGGTCAAGTTCGACAGTGGCGACGAGATCAGCGTTACGGCAGGGCCGGAGGGCATCCGCTTCCTGCTCGTCGCCGGCAAGCCGATCAAGGAGCCGGTGGCTTGGCACGGCCCGATCGTGATGAACACGAAGGAAGAGCTCCGGCAGGCGATCCACGACCTGAACAATGGCACCTTCATCCGCGAAGGTGCGACGGGGATCTGA
- the cobW gene encoding cobalamin biosynthesis protein CobW, producing MTEKIPATVITGFLGAGKTSLIRYLVENNGGRRFAFIINEFGDLGVDRELLTGCGIEGCSEDDVVELANGCICCTVADDFLPAIEAILARPERPDHIIIETSGLALPKPLVKAFAWPEVRTRITVDGVVTVIDAAAVSEGRFADDHDAVQDQRTADESLDHESPLEELFEEQLQCADMVVLNKTDLLDDAGLAKVREAVAPYLRSAVKTVTSAHGQLGADVLLGLGAAAEDDLDSRPSHHDDGHEHDHEDFDSFVMPLGVIEDADALEERIIAAVQNHDILRVKGFLDIPGKPMRQVIQGVGPRIQRYFDRDWQAGETRASRLVVIGHHGLDRDAITSAIAG from the coding sequence ATGACAGAGAAGATCCCCGCCACCGTCATCACCGGCTTTCTCGGCGCCGGCAAGACCAGCCTGATCCGGTATCTGGTCGAAAATAACGGCGGCCGCCGCTTCGCCTTCATCATCAACGAATTTGGCGATCTCGGCGTCGACCGGGAACTGCTGACCGGCTGCGGCATCGAAGGCTGCAGCGAGGACGATGTGGTGGAGCTCGCCAACGGCTGCATCTGCTGCACCGTGGCGGACGATTTCCTGCCCGCCATCGAAGCCATCCTGGCACGGCCGGAACGCCCGGATCACATCATCATCGAGACCTCCGGCCTTGCCCTGCCAAAGCCGCTGGTGAAAGCTTTCGCCTGGCCGGAAGTGCGGACCCGCATCACTGTCGACGGCGTGGTCACCGTGATCGACGCGGCCGCCGTTTCCGAAGGCCGCTTCGCCGACGATCACGACGCAGTGCAGGACCAGCGCACGGCAGACGAATCCCTCGATCATGAAAGCCCGCTGGAGGAGTTGTTCGAGGAACAGCTTCAGTGCGCCGACATGGTGGTGCTGAACAAGACCGACCTGCTGGACGACGCCGGGCTTGCCAAGGTTCGGGAAGCCGTTGCGCCCTATCTCCGGAGCGCGGTGAAGACCGTCACCAGCGCCCATGGCCAGCTCGGCGCGGACGTGCTGCTCGGCCTTGGCGCGGCAGCGGAAGACGATCTCGACAGCCGCCCTTCGCATCATGACGACGGGCACGAGCACGACCACGAGGATTTCGACAGCTTCGTCATGCCGCTCGGCGTGATCGAAGACGCCGACGCGCTCGAAGAACGGATCATCGCCGCCGTCCAAAACCATGATATTCTGCGCGTAAAAGGCTTTCTCGATATTCCGGGCAAGCCGATGCGGCAGGTGATCCAGGGCGTTGGCCCGCGCATCCAGCGCTATTTCGACCGCGACTGGCAGGCAGGCGAGACCCGCGCCTCCCGGCTCGTGGTGATCGGCCATCACGGGCTCGACCGGGACGCCATCACCAGCGCCATCGCCGGGTAA